One genomic window of Prochlorococcus sp. MIT 0801 includes the following:
- a CDS encoding ABC transporter permease, translating into MIIIIIMLLDNLKFAWNSRRFWLYTATSRTRARFAKTNLGSFWLGFSNLLSISTLGIVYGTVFSVNDFKEYFVYLGIGLVIWNTISSSISSAPDLFAHNSQNIKNININPLFYTLEEWAFQIQTFFQSFSLVFFILLFIKKSLIFNIILFSWLPFINLLMFLYWFPLIICLVGVRYTDFAQLVPIILQLVFLTSPILYRKENLGGLEWITNYNLIYKILEPLRVSLIQGNVDYKLVFITLLVNIVGILISFFLLQKSTRELPFLV; encoded by the coding sequence ATGATTATAATAATAATTATGCTTCTTGATAATTTAAAATTTGCCTGGAATTCTCGAAGATTTTGGTTGTATACAGCTACATCAAGGACACGAGCAAGATTTGCAAAAACCAATCTTGGAAGCTTTTGGTTAGGTTTTTCTAATTTATTGTCAATATCAACACTGGGTATAGTTTATGGAACGGTTTTTTCAGTTAATGACTTTAAAGAATATTTTGTATACTTGGGAATTGGTTTAGTTATTTGGAATACTATTTCTTCTTCAATATCTTCTGCGCCTGATTTATTTGCTCATAACTCTCAGAATATAAAGAACATAAATATTAATCCACTGTTCTATACACTAGAAGAATGGGCATTCCAAATTCAAACCTTTTTCCAGTCTTTTTCACTTGTATTCTTTATTCTTTTATTTATTAAAAAATCTCTTATATTTAATATTATTTTGTTTTCTTGGCTTCCATTTATTAATCTTTTAATGTTTTTATATTGGTTTCCTCTTATTATTTGTTTAGTTGGTGTCAGATATACAGACTTTGCACAATTAGTACCAATTATATTGCAATTAGTTTTTCTAACCTCACCCATATTATATAGAAAGGAAAATCTCGGAGGTTTGGAATGGATAACTAATTATAATTTGATATACAAAATTCTCGAACCACTTAGGGTGTCGCTAATTCAAGGTAATGTTGATTATAAGCTTGTTTTTATCACTTTATTAGTGAATATAGTTGGTATTCTGATTTCTTTTTTCTTATTGCAAAAAAGTACTAGGGAGTTACCCTTTTTAGTTTAG
- the secA gene encoding preprotein translocase subunit SecA has translation MLKNLFGDPNARKLRSYAPLISDINLLEEDFSPLTDDELRRNVNEFRQKLANASDTKNQLVLLDELLPQCFALVREASKRVLGMRHFDVQLLGGMVLHEGQIAEMKTGEGKTLVSTLPSFLNALTGRGVHVVTVNDYLARRDAEWMGQVHRFLGLSVGLIQQNMNPIERKKNYACDITYATNSELGFDYLRDNMAADQAEIVQKDFNFCVIDEVDSILIDEARTPLIISGQVERPQEKYQKAAEVVNQLLRAADMSKDGVDPEGDYEVDEKQRSCILTDEGFAKTEKLLKVEDLFNPKDPWAHYVTNALKAKELFTKDVNYIVRNDEAVIVDEFTGRVMPGRRWSDGQHQAIEAKENLPIQPETQTLASITYQNFFLLYPRLSGMTGTAKTEEVEFEKTYKLQTSVIPTNRKISREDWSDQVFKTEAAKWRAVAKETAAIYKKGRPVLVGTTSVEKSELLSSLLAEEEIPHNLLNAKPENVEREAEIVAQAGRSGAVTIATNMAGRGTDIILGGNSDYMARLKIKEILSSRLVKPEEDHKPPIPSQRKNDTQGFKSTSKEIESNSFKVKQSSSLKKLFPVTLTEETDRVLAKLASNLVASWGDRSLSLIELEDRIATAAENTPTDDDEISSLRSAIKLIKEEYESVIKNEEKAVREAGGLHVIGTERHESRRVDNQLRGRSGRQGDLGSTRFFLSLEDNLLRIFGGDRVAGLMNAFRVEEDMPIESGMLTRSLEGAQKKVETYYYDIRKQIFEYDEVMNNQRRAVYSERRRVLKGNELKEQVISYGQRTMEEIVEAYVNEDLPPEEWDLEKLLSKVKEFIYLLKDLKPIELTGLNIDQLKEFLKEQMRNAYDLKEQMVESTHPGIMRQAERFFILQQLDTLWREHLQSMDSLRESVGLRGYGQKDPLIEYKNEGYDMFLEMMINMRRNVIYSMFMFEPAQKTKQTS, from the coding sequence ATGCTTAAGAATCTCTTTGGTGATCCTAATGCTCGCAAGTTGCGCAGTTATGCCCCGTTAATCAGCGATATCAATTTACTTGAAGAAGATTTTTCTCCTCTTACAGATGATGAACTTAGAAGAAATGTCAATGAGTTTCGTCAGAAATTAGCTAATGCGTCGGATACTAAAAATCAATTGGTTTTATTAGATGAACTATTACCTCAATGCTTTGCCTTAGTTAGAGAGGCTTCTAAAAGAGTCTTAGGGATGCGTCATTTTGATGTTCAATTATTGGGGGGCATGGTTCTGCATGAAGGTCAGATAGCAGAAATGAAAACAGGTGAAGGGAAAACATTAGTTTCAACTTTGCCAAGCTTTTTGAATGCTCTTACTGGAAGAGGCGTGCATGTTGTAACTGTTAATGATTATTTAGCTCGTCGTGATGCGGAGTGGATGGGTCAGGTGCATCGTTTCCTTGGATTAAGTGTTGGACTTATTCAGCAAAATATGAATCCAATTGAAAGAAAAAAAAATTATGCTTGCGACATTACTTATGCTACAAATTCTGAACTTGGATTTGATTATTTAAGAGATAATATGGCTGCTGATCAAGCAGAAATAGTGCAAAAGGATTTTAATTTTTGTGTTATCGATGAAGTCGATTCAATATTGATTGATGAGGCTAGAACTCCTTTGATAATATCTGGTCAAGTTGAGCGACCACAAGAAAAATATCAAAAAGCGGCTGAAGTTGTTAATCAATTGCTCAGAGCAGCTGATATGAGTAAGGATGGTGTTGATCCTGAAGGCGATTATGAAGTAGATGAAAAGCAAAGAAGTTGCATATTAACTGACGAAGGTTTTGCAAAGACTGAGAAATTATTAAAGGTCGAAGATTTATTTAATCCTAAAGATCCATGGGCTCATTATGTTACTAATGCACTAAAAGCAAAAGAACTTTTTACTAAAGATGTTAACTACATAGTTAGAAATGATGAGGCTGTAATTGTTGATGAATTTACCGGAAGGGTTATGCCTGGCAGGCGTTGGAGCGATGGACAGCATCAAGCTATTGAGGCTAAAGAAAATCTTCCGATTCAGCCTGAAACTCAAACTCTTGCTTCCATAACATATCAAAATTTCTTTTTACTTTATCCTCGTCTTTCTGGAATGACAGGTACTGCTAAAACAGAAGAAGTTGAATTTGAAAAAACTTATAAATTGCAGACATCAGTTATTCCTACAAATAGAAAAATTTCAAGAGAGGATTGGAGTGATCAAGTTTTTAAAACAGAGGCGGCAAAATGGAGAGCAGTAGCGAAAGAAACAGCAGCTATTTATAAAAAAGGTAGGCCTGTACTTGTTGGTACAACTAGTGTTGAAAAAAGTGAACTTTTAAGTTCATTGCTTGCAGAAGAAGAGATCCCTCATAACTTGCTTAACGCTAAGCCTGAAAATGTAGAAAGGGAAGCTGAAATAGTTGCCCAAGCTGGTCGATCTGGTGCCGTGACTATTGCTACGAATATGGCTGGTCGTGGAACTGACATAATTTTAGGAGGTAATAGCGATTACATGGCTCGATTAAAAATAAAAGAAATTTTGAGCTCTAGATTGGTCAAACCCGAAGAAGATCATAAACCTCCTATTCCATCTCAGAGGAAAAATGATACTCAAGGTTTTAAGTCCACAAGTAAAGAGATTGAGTCAAATTCTTTCAAGGTCAAGCAATCATCTTCATTGAAAAAATTATTTCCGGTTACATTAACGGAAGAAACAGATCGAGTTCTCGCAAAACTTGCTTCTAACTTGGTCGCATCTTGGGGGGATAGGAGTCTTAGCTTAATAGAACTTGAGGATCGAATTGCTACTGCGGCTGAAAATACTCCGACAGATGATGATGAAATTTCCTCTTTACGTTCAGCAATTAAGTTAATTAAGGAAGAGTACGAATCAGTGATAAAAAATGAGGAAAAAGCTGTCAGGGAAGCAGGGGGGCTACATGTTATTGGTACTGAGAGGCATGAATCTAGACGAGTTGATAATCAGTTAAGAGGACGCTCGGGAAGACAGGGTGATTTGGGAAGTACAAGATTCTTTTTATCTCTTGAGGATAATTTGTTAAGAATCTTTGGAGGTGATCGTGTCGCTGGATTAATGAATGCTTTTAGAGTTGAAGAAGATATGCCAATAGAATCTGGGATGCTTACTCGTTCACTTGAAGGAGCTCAGAAAAAGGTAGAAACATATTATTATGACATTAGAAAGCAAATATTTGAATACGATGAAGTGATGAATAATCAAAGGAGAGCAGTTTATTCTGAACGTAGGAGAGTTCTCAAAGGTAATGAATTAAAAGAGCAAGTTATTAGCTATGGACAAAGAACGATGGAAGAAATTGTTGAAGCTTATGTGAACGAAGATCTTCCTCCTGAGGAATGGGATCTTGAAAAATTATTGTCAAAAGTAAAGGAGTTTATTTACTTATTGAAAGATTTAAAACCCATAGAATTAACCGGATTAAATATTGATCAATTAAAGGAATTTTTAAAAGAACAAATGAGAAATGCGTACGATTTGAAAGAGCAAATGGTTGAATCTACGCATCCAGGAATAATGCGACAAGCTGAAAGATTTTTTATACTTCAACAATTAGATACTTTATGGAGAGAACATCTCCAATCCATGGATTCATTACGCGAGTCAGTTGGATTAAGAGGTTATGGCCAAAAAGATCCATTAATTGAATATAAAAATGAGGGATATGATATGTTTTTGGAGATGATGATTAATATGAGAAGGAATGTGATTTATTCTATGTTTATGTTTGAGCCAGCTCAAAAGACAAAACAAACTTCCTAA
- a CDS encoding ABC transporter ATP-binding protein — protein MNVKSSHIQKLYIAYFGRPADPSGINYWLINSPPGTTINDISEIISTQDEYTESILSDRSIESQINYIHMNLFGRKVDFDCINNWHSSIDQGKSIISDFVCELISCDRNIKNNDQLRKDYITLESKVNAAELFTKKVSSSISWINLYQPESLDPWKTGKALNAGFVFLRQFNHEKIASIDHVMDTLKSITLDSIEILKDPVIQLKDVSLKIPIYCAENRKFTKILTEKMFNSVIGGELVYKDKRTNIEALKNINLTIMNGERVALIGHNGSGKSSFLRLISGIYTPNSGQFIKKIEVYPMLQKTFLTSNELSGLDASKAYYLMINNNLKGFDIFLEDIVTFSGLGSFINLPIKTYSEGMCARLIFSMLTSYPHECLAIDEGFGTGDADFFERAQERMQSFMDSATTLILASHSEQLLKQFCFRGIVFNHGSVVYDGQLDAALNYYHTHDYNNNYAS, from the coding sequence ATGAATGTTAAATCTAGTCACATACAAAAACTATATATAGCTTATTTTGGAAGACCTGCTGATCCTTCTGGTATCAATTATTGGTTAATCAATTCTCCTCCAGGTACTACGATTAATGATATTTCAGAGATAATTTCTACACAAGATGAATATACGGAATCGATACTTTCTGATAGATCAATTGAATCCCAGATTAATTATATTCATATGAATTTATTTGGTAGGAAAGTTGATTTTGATTGTATTAATAATTGGCATTCTTCAATTGATCAGGGTAAAAGTATTATTAGTGACTTTGTATGTGAATTGATTTCTTGTGATAGGAATATTAAAAACAATGATCAATTAAGAAAAGATTATATAACTTTGGAGAGCAAGGTTAATGCAGCAGAGTTATTCACAAAAAAAGTAAGTTCTAGCATAAGTTGGATTAATTTATATCAGCCTGAATCTCTTGATCCATGGAAAACAGGTAAAGCTTTAAATGCAGGATTTGTATTTCTTCGTCAATTTAATCATGAAAAGATAGCCTCAATAGATCATGTTATGGATACCTTGAAATCAATTACCTTAGACTCTATCGAAATACTTAAGGATCCTGTAATACAGTTGAAAGATGTAAGTTTAAAAATACCAATTTATTGCGCAGAAAATAGAAAGTTTACAAAAATATTAACAGAAAAAATGTTTAATAGTGTCATAGGTGGAGAATTAGTATATAAGGATAAGAGAACTAATATTGAAGCTTTAAAAAATATAAATCTAACTATTATGAATGGTGAACGAGTTGCATTGATTGGTCATAATGGTTCGGGAAAAAGTAGTTTTCTGAGGTTAATATCTGGTATTTATACACCTAACTCTGGTCAATTTATAAAAAAAATAGAGGTTTATCCTATGCTCCAAAAAACTTTTTTGACAAGTAATGAACTAAGTGGATTGGATGCTTCCAAAGCCTATTATTTAATGATAAATAATAACTTGAAAGGTTTTGATATTTTTTTAGAAGATATTGTGACTTTTTCTGGTTTAGGTTCATTTATAAATTTACCTATCAAAACATATAGCGAGGGAATGTGTGCACGTTTGATTTTTTCTATGTTGACTTCATACCCACATGAATGTTTAGCGATTGATGAAGGTTTTGGAACTGGTGATGCAGATTTCTTTGAAAGAGCTCAGGAGAGAATGCAATCTTTTATGGATTCCGCAACCACATTGATTTTAGCAAGTCACTCTGAACAACTTTTGAAACAATTTTGCTTTAGAGGTATAGTTTTTAACCATGGATCTGTTGTTTATGATGGTCAGCTAGATGCCGCCTTAAATTATTATCATACTCATGATTATAATAATAATTATGCTTCTTGA